In Anomalospiza imberbis isolate Cuckoo-Finch-1a 21T00152 chromosome 10, ASM3175350v1, whole genome shotgun sequence, the following proteins share a genomic window:
- the TNK2 gene encoding activated CDC42 kinase 1 isoform X9, which produces MRRFQALHRSFPFLTRFRLYRRLSCSMQAEEGTDWLLELLTELQLQQYFLRIRDELNVTRLSHFEYVKNEDLEKIGMGRPGQRRLWEAVKRRKAMCKRKSWMSKVFSGKRPESELPPQPQSTFRKPPTPPPPEAGGQHSLTCLVRERDLSIFEKLGDGSFGVVRRGEWCTPAGKTLNVAVKCLKTDVLSQPEALDDFIREVNAMHSLDHRNLIRLYGVVLSHPMKMVTELAPLGSLLDRLRKNQGHFLISTLCQYAIQVAKGMAYLESKRFIHRDLAARNILLASNELVKIGDFGLMRALPKNDDHYVMQEHRKVPFAWCAPESLKTRTFSHASDTWMFGVTLWEMFTYGQEPWIGLNGSQILHKIDKEGERLPRPEDCPQDIYNVMLQCWAHKPEDRPTFVALRDFLVEAQPTDMRALQDFEEPDKLHIQMNDIITVIEGRAENYWWRGQNKRTLKVGQFPRNTVTSVAGLSAHDISQPLKNSFIHTGHGDTNPQHCWGFPDKIDELYLGNPMDPPDILGVDPSAARPTQLPGRAKRQPPPRPPQPTVLLTKPCYDPVSEEEEGLPGGLRKLCLKKPGTGKGLRPVKPSARVPGTKVGERQPGRLASEGLASSEVTLIDFGEEVPQGSPSPVGDLTAPSLAKLAMEAYSLLDKTPPQSPTRALPRPLHPTPVVDWDARPLPPPPAYDDVAQDEDDIEVCSITSPPSRRGKTNYGFVDEGERGPVLEDNLFLPPKETKQPSMTQTTELFEELQQECMRRLNVPLGPASPVDDKPQIPPRVPIPPRPLRRNEPGRWSGDLSPASGGEEDRPPQIPPRDPLSQPTSRTPSPMALQVGSPQQRAALCSCLSTSPGKPMPTTQSFALDPKYATPKVIQAQGKDCSKGPCILPIVKDGQKVSSTHYYLLPERPAYLDKYEKFFKEAKSPEEVAASRQVTTATVRPMVQQPLSDCKANFSSNNSNPGPKCLVKASCSLQKIVYDGPEVCRPADKIRLVQDMVHGVTTEECQAALQSHGWNVQRAIQYLKVEQLFCLGLKSRGECQRVLERFDWNLAQASSHLLDPYSATRQKW; this is translated from the exons ATGCGACGCTTCCAGGCTTTGCACCgatccttccccttcctcaccCGCTTCCGCCTCTACCGA AGGCTGAGCTGTAGCATGCAGGCGGAGGAGGGCACGGactggctgctggagctgctcactgagctgcagctgcagcagtacTTCCTGCGCATCCGGGACGAGCTAAACGTCACACGCCTCTCCCACTTTGAGTACGTCAAAAATGAGGATCTGGAGAAGATTGGCATGGGACGCCCTG gcCAGCGGCGGCTGTGGGAGGCAGTGAAGCGGAGGAAAGCCATGTGCAAGCGGAAATCCTGGATGAGCAAG GTGTTCAGTGGGAAGCGCCCAGAGTCGGAGctgccgccccagccccagagtaCCTTCCGCAAGCCTCCCACACCACCGCCCCCTGAAGCTGGGGGCCAACACTCCCTCACGTGCCTCGTGCGGGAGCGAGACCTCTCAATCTTTGAGAAGCTGGGTGACGGCTCCTTTGGTGTCGTGCGTCGCGGCGAGTGGTGCACACCTGCTGGCAAGACG CTGAATGTGGCAGTGAAGTGCCTCAAGACGGATGTGCTGAGCCAGCCAGAGGCACTGGACGACTTCATCCGGGAGGTGAATGCCATGCACTCCCTGGACCACAGGAACCTCATCCGCCTGTATGGCGTGGTGCTCTCCCACCCCATGAAGATG gtgacagagctggCCCCACTGGGTTCCCTCCTGGACCGCCTGCGGAAGAACCAGGGCCATTTCCTCATCTCCACCCTGTGCCAGTATGCCATCCAAGTGGCCAAGGGCATGGCCTACCTGGAATCCAAGCGCTTCATCCACCGCGACCTGGCTGCCCGCAACATCCTGCTGGCCTCCAATGAGCTCGTCAAGATTGGGGACTTCGGACTGATGCGGGCACTACCCAAAAATGATGATCACTACGTGATGCAGGAGCATCGCAAGGTCCCCTTTGCCTG GTGTGCTCCTGAGAGCCTGAAGACACGCACCTTCTCCCACGCCAGTGACACCTGGATGTTCGGAGTGACCCTCTGGGAGATGTTCACCTATGGTCAGGAGCCTTGGATTGGCCTCAATGGCAGCCAG ATCCTGCACAAGATAGACAAGGAGGGTGAGCGGCTGCCACGGCCTGAGGACTGTCCCCAGGACATCTACAACGtcatgctgcagtgctgggcacacaAGCCCGAGGACCGACCCACCTTTGTGGCCTTGCGAGACTTCTTGGTGGAG GCTCAGCCCACCGACATGAGAGCGCTGCAGGACTTTGAGGAACCGGACAAGCTGCACATCCAGATGAACGACATCATCACGGTCATTGAGGGCAG GGCCGAGAATTACTGGTGGCGGGGTCAGAATAAACGGACCCTAAAAGTGGGCCAATTTCCCCGAAACACGGTGACCTCGGTGGCAGGTCTGTCAGCCCACGACATCAGCCAGCCACTTAAAAACAGCTTCATCCACACAGGCCATGGAGACACCAACCCGCAGCACTGCTGGGGGTTTCCTGATAAAATTGATGA GCTGTACCTGGGAAATCCCATGGACCCTCCTGATATTTTAGGTGTGGACCCGAGTGCTGCCAGACCTACACAGCTTCCAGGGAGGGCTAAAA GGCAGCCTCCTCCACGCCCACCTCAGCCTACCGTCTTGCTCACCA AGCCTTGCTACGACCCAGTtagtgaggaggaggaaggtctGCCAGGGGGCCTCCGGAAACTCTGCCTGAAGAAGCCAGGCACAGGGAAGGGTCTGCGGCCAGTCAAGCCATCAGCAAGAGTACCGGGCACCAAGGTGGGCGAGCGGCAACCTGGACGCCTGGCAAGCGAGGGGCTAGCAAGCAGCGAGGTGACCCTCATTGACTTTGGGGAGGAAGTTCCCCAGGGTAGCCCCTCTCCAGTGGGGGACCTGACAGCCCCGTCATTAGCCAAGCTGGCCATGGAGGCCTACTCTTTGCTGGACAAGACCCCACCACAGAGCCCCACACGGGCTCTACCTCGGCCTCTCCACCCCACACCAGTAGTGGACTGGGATGCCCGGCCCTTGCCCCCACCACCTGCCTATGATGACGTGGCACAGGATGAGGATGATATTGAGGTCTGCTCTATCACCAGCCCCCCAAGCCGGCGGGGAAAGACCAACTATGGCTTTGTGGATGAGGGTGAGCGGGGACCAGTACTGGAGGACAACCTTTTCCTGCCCCCCAAGGAGACCAAACAGCCCAGCATGACGCAGACCACCGAGCTCtttgaggagctgcagcaggagtgCATGAGAAGGCTCAACGTCCCTCTGGGACCGGCTTCACCAGTTGACGACAAGCCCCAGATCCCTCCCCGTGTCCCAATCCCGCCCCGGCCCCTTCGCCGCAATGAGCCTGGGCGCTGGTCAGGGGACCTTTCCCCAGCTTCGGGGGGCGAGGAAGACCGGCCGCCCCAGATCCCCCCACGGGACCCACTGTCCCAGCCCACTTCCCGgacacccagccccatggctctgcaggtgggctctccaCAGCAACGTGctgccctctgctcctgcctctccaCCTCACCAGGGAAGCCCATGCCCACCACACAGAGCTTCGCCCTCGACCCTAAGTACGCCACCCCCAAGGTCATCCAGGCGCAGGGCAAGGACTGCTCCAAGGGACCTTGCATCCTGCCCATCGTGAAGGATGGGCAGAAGGTCAGCAGCACCCACTACTACCTGCTGCCTGAGCGCCCTGCCTACCTGGACAAATATGAGAAGTTTTTCAAGGAGGCTAAAAGCCCTGAGGAGGTGGCAGCATCCCGCCAGGTCACCACAGCCACCGTCCGTCCCATGGTGCAGCAGCCATTGTCAGACTGCAAGGCCAACTTTTCCTCCAACAACAGCAACCCTGGGCCCAAGTGCCTGGTGAAAgcctcctgcagcctccagaAGATCGTTTATGATGGGCCAGAAGTTTGCCGACCTGCTGACAAGATCCGGCTG GTACAGGACATGGTGCATGGCGTGACCACTGAGGAgtgccaggcagccctgcagagccatGGCTGGAACGTCCAACGGGCTATCCAGTACCTG
- the TNK2 gene encoding activated CDC42 kinase 1 isoform X2 — protein sequence MVPPHPPPPPGCLVHRAGVRGEGGCERGAGGDATTSPLRSRSRDRRWAVGLPRREEDSGARLGLGNFLPCDPKPGSSPRRPQADAGVSAEPPTRHCAAAAASAMGERCDYQRLSSAEEEEEMHGPLPHSFSDSTGQRALRLGSRRPTPPPRQDTVPGMPCRRQRLSCSMQAEEGTDWLLELLTELQLQQYFLRIRDELNVTRLSHFEYVKNEDLEKIGMGRPGQRRLWEAVKRRKAMCKRKSWMSKVFSGKRPESELPPQPQSTFRKPPTPPPPEAGGQHSLTCLVRERDLSIFEKLGDGSFGVVRRGEWCTPAGKTLNVAVKCLKTDVLSQPEALDDFIREVNAMHSLDHRNLIRLYGVVLSHPMKMVTELAPLGSLLDRLRKNQGHFLISTLCQYAIQVAKGMAYLESKRFIHRDLAARNILLASNELVKIGDFGLMRALPKNDDHYVMQEHRKVPFAWCAPESLKTRTFSHASDTWMFGVTLWEMFTYGQEPWIGLNGSQILHKIDKEGERLPRPEDCPQDIYNVMLQCWAHKPEDRPTFVALRDFLVEAQPTDMRALQDFEEPDKLHIQMNDIITVIEGRAENYWWRGQNKRTLKVGQFPRNTVTSVAGLSAHDISQPLKNSFIHTGHGDTNPQHCWGFPDKIDELYLGNPMDPPDILGVDPSAARPTQLPGRAKRQPPPRPPQPTVLLTKPCYDPVSEEEEGLPGGLRKLCLKKPGTGKGLRPVKPSARVPGTKVGERQPGRLASEGLASSEVTLIDFGEEVPQGSPSPVGDLTAPSLAKLAMEAYSLLDKTPPQSPTRALPRPLHPTPVVDWDARPLPPPPAYDDVAQDEDDIEVCSITSPPSRRGKTNYGFVDEGERGPVLEDNLFLPPKETKQPSMTQTTELFEELQQECMRRLNVPLGPASPVDDKPQIPPRVPIPPRPLRRNEPGRWSGDLSPASGGEEDRPPQIPPRDPLSQPTSRTPSPMALQVGSPQQRAALCSCLSTSPGKPMPTTQSFALDPKYATPKVIQAQGKDCSKGPCILPIVKDGQKVSSTHYYLLPERPAYLDKYEKFFKEAKSPEEVAASRQVTTATVRPMVQQPLSDCKANFSSNNSNPGPKCLVKASCSLQKIVYDGPEVCRPADKIRLVQDMVHGVTTEECQAALQSHGWNVQRAIQYLKVEQLFCLGLKSRGECQRVLERFDWNLAQASSHLLDPYSATRQK from the exons ATGGTCCCCCCTCATCCTCCTCCCCCGCCTGGCTGCCTGGTGCACCGTGCCGGGGTGCGGGGAGAAGGGGGCTGCGAGCGCGGCGCTGGCGGCGATGCCACCACCTCTCCACTCAGGAGCCGAAGCAGGGACAGAAGGTGGGCGGTTGGGCTGCCGCGACGGGAGGAAGACAGTGGTGCCAGGCTGGGATTGGG CAACTTTCTGCCATGTGATCCCAAACCCGGCTCCAGCCCTCGCCGCCCCCAAGCAGACGCGGGCGTCTCCGCAGAGCCCCCCACTCGCCACTgcgccgcagccgccgcctcaGCCATGGGCGAGAGATGCGACTACCAGCGCTTGAGCAGcgccgaggaggaggaggaaatgcACGgccccctgccccacagcttCTCGGACAGCACCGGGCAGCGGGCCCTGCGGCTGGGCAGCAGGCGCCCCACGCCACCCCCCCGGCAGGACACAGTCCCGGGCATGCCGTGCCGGCGG CAGAGGCTGAGCTGTAGCATGCAGGCGGAGGAGGGCACGGactggctgctggagctgctcactgagctgcagctgcagcagtacTTCCTGCGCATCCGGGACGAGCTAAACGTCACACGCCTCTCCCACTTTGAGTACGTCAAAAATGAGGATCTGGAGAAGATTGGCATGGGACGCCCTG gcCAGCGGCGGCTGTGGGAGGCAGTGAAGCGGAGGAAAGCCATGTGCAAGCGGAAATCCTGGATGAGCAAG GTGTTCAGTGGGAAGCGCCCAGAGTCGGAGctgccgccccagccccagagtaCCTTCCGCAAGCCTCCCACACCACCGCCCCCTGAAGCTGGGGGCCAACACTCCCTCACGTGCCTCGTGCGGGAGCGAGACCTCTCAATCTTTGAGAAGCTGGGTGACGGCTCCTTTGGTGTCGTGCGTCGCGGCGAGTGGTGCACACCTGCTGGCAAGACG CTGAATGTGGCAGTGAAGTGCCTCAAGACGGATGTGCTGAGCCAGCCAGAGGCACTGGACGACTTCATCCGGGAGGTGAATGCCATGCACTCCCTGGACCACAGGAACCTCATCCGCCTGTATGGCGTGGTGCTCTCCCACCCCATGAAGATG gtgacagagctggCCCCACTGGGTTCCCTCCTGGACCGCCTGCGGAAGAACCAGGGCCATTTCCTCATCTCCACCCTGTGCCAGTATGCCATCCAAGTGGCCAAGGGCATGGCCTACCTGGAATCCAAGCGCTTCATCCACCGCGACCTGGCTGCCCGCAACATCCTGCTGGCCTCCAATGAGCTCGTCAAGATTGGGGACTTCGGACTGATGCGGGCACTACCCAAAAATGATGATCACTACGTGATGCAGGAGCATCGCAAGGTCCCCTTTGCCTG GTGTGCTCCTGAGAGCCTGAAGACACGCACCTTCTCCCACGCCAGTGACACCTGGATGTTCGGAGTGACCCTCTGGGAGATGTTCACCTATGGTCAGGAGCCTTGGATTGGCCTCAATGGCAGCCAG ATCCTGCACAAGATAGACAAGGAGGGTGAGCGGCTGCCACGGCCTGAGGACTGTCCCCAGGACATCTACAACGtcatgctgcagtgctgggcacacaAGCCCGAGGACCGACCCACCTTTGTGGCCTTGCGAGACTTCTTGGTGGAG GCTCAGCCCACCGACATGAGAGCGCTGCAGGACTTTGAGGAACCGGACAAGCTGCACATCCAGATGAACGACATCATCACGGTCATTGAGGGCAG GGCCGAGAATTACTGGTGGCGGGGTCAGAATAAACGGACCCTAAAAGTGGGCCAATTTCCCCGAAACACGGTGACCTCGGTGGCAGGTCTGTCAGCCCACGACATCAGCCAGCCACTTAAAAACAGCTTCATCCACACAGGCCATGGAGACACCAACCCGCAGCACTGCTGGGGGTTTCCTGATAAAATTGATGA GCTGTACCTGGGAAATCCCATGGACCCTCCTGATATTTTAGGTGTGGACCCGAGTGCTGCCAGACCTACACAGCTTCCAGGGAGGGCTAAAA GGCAGCCTCCTCCACGCCCACCTCAGCCTACCGTCTTGCTCACCA AGCCTTGCTACGACCCAGTtagtgaggaggaggaaggtctGCCAGGGGGCCTCCGGAAACTCTGCCTGAAGAAGCCAGGCACAGGGAAGGGTCTGCGGCCAGTCAAGCCATCAGCAAGAGTACCGGGCACCAAGGTGGGCGAGCGGCAACCTGGACGCCTGGCAAGCGAGGGGCTAGCAAGCAGCGAGGTGACCCTCATTGACTTTGGGGAGGAAGTTCCCCAGGGTAGCCCCTCTCCAGTGGGGGACCTGACAGCCCCGTCATTAGCCAAGCTGGCCATGGAGGCCTACTCTTTGCTGGACAAGACCCCACCACAGAGCCCCACACGGGCTCTACCTCGGCCTCTCCACCCCACACCAGTAGTGGACTGGGATGCCCGGCCCTTGCCCCCACCACCTGCCTATGATGACGTGGCACAGGATGAGGATGATATTGAGGTCTGCTCTATCACCAGCCCCCCAAGCCGGCGGGGAAAGACCAACTATGGCTTTGTGGATGAGGGTGAGCGGGGACCAGTACTGGAGGACAACCTTTTCCTGCCCCCCAAGGAGACCAAACAGCCCAGCATGACGCAGACCACCGAGCTCtttgaggagctgcagcaggagtgCATGAGAAGGCTCAACGTCCCTCTGGGACCGGCTTCACCAGTTGACGACAAGCCCCAGATCCCTCCCCGTGTCCCAATCCCGCCCCGGCCCCTTCGCCGCAATGAGCCTGGGCGCTGGTCAGGGGACCTTTCCCCAGCTTCGGGGGGCGAGGAAGACCGGCCGCCCCAGATCCCCCCACGGGACCCACTGTCCCAGCCCACTTCCCGgacacccagccccatggctctgcaggtgggctctccaCAGCAACGTGctgccctctgctcctgcctctccaCCTCACCAGGGAAGCCCATGCCCACCACACAGAGCTTCGCCCTCGACCCTAAGTACGCCACCCCCAAGGTCATCCAGGCGCAGGGCAAGGACTGCTCCAAGGGACCTTGCATCCTGCCCATCGTGAAGGATGGGCAGAAGGTCAGCAGCACCCACTACTACCTGCTGCCTGAGCGCCCTGCCTACCTGGACAAATATGAGAAGTTTTTCAAGGAGGCTAAAAGCCCTGAGGAGGTGGCAGCATCCCGCCAGGTCACCACAGCCACCGTCCGTCCCATGGTGCAGCAGCCATTGTCAGACTGCAAGGCCAACTTTTCCTCCAACAACAGCAACCCTGGGCCCAAGTGCCTGGTGAAAgcctcctgcagcctccagaAGATCGTTTATGATGGGCCAGAAGTTTGCCGACCTGCTGACAAGATCCGGCTG GTACAGGACATGGTGCATGGCGTGACCACTGAGGAgtgccaggcagccctgcagagccatGGCTGGAACGTCCAACGGGCTATCCAGTACCTG
- the TNK2 gene encoding activated CDC42 kinase 1 isoform X10 — protein sequence MQAEEGTDWLLELLTELQLQQYFLRIRDELNVTRLSHFEYVKNEDLEKIGMGRPGQRRLWEAVKRRKAMCKRKSWMSKVFSGKRPESELPPQPQSTFRKPPTPPPPEAGGQHSLTCLVRERDLSIFEKLGDGSFGVVRRGEWCTPAGKTLNVAVKCLKTDVLSQPEALDDFIREVNAMHSLDHRNLIRLYGVVLSHPMKMVTELAPLGSLLDRLRKNQGHFLISTLCQYAIQVAKGMAYLESKRFIHRDLAARNILLASNELVKIGDFGLMRALPKNDDHYVMQEHRKVPFAWCAPESLKTRTFSHASDTWMFGVTLWEMFTYGQEPWIGLNGSQILHKIDKEGERLPRPEDCPQDIYNVMLQCWAHKPEDRPTFVALRDFLVEAQPTDMRALQDFEEPDKLHIQMNDIITVIEGRAENYWWRGQNKRTLKVGQFPRNTVTSVAGLSAHDISQPLKNSFIHTGHGDTNPQHCWGFPDKIDELYLGNPMDPPDILGVDPSAARPTQLPGRAKRQPPPRPPQPTVLLTKPCYDPVSEEEEGLPGGLRKLCLKKPGTGKGLRPVKPSARVPGTKVGERQPGRLASEGLASSEVTLIDFGEEVPQGSPSPVGDLTAPSLAKLAMEAYSLLDKTPPQSPTRALPRPLHPTPVVDWDARPLPPPPAYDDVAQDEDDIEVCSITSPPSRRGKTNYGFVDEGERGPVLEDNLFLPPKETKQPSMTQTTELFEELQQECMRRLNVPLGPASPVDDKPQIPPRVPIPPRPLRRNEPGRWSGDLSPASGGEEDRPPQIPPRDPLSQPTSRTPSPMALQVGSPQQRAALCSCLSTSPGKPMPTTQSFALDPKYATPKVIQAQGKDCSKGPCILPIVKDGQKVSSTHYYLLPERPAYLDKYEKFFKEAKSPEEVAASRQVTTATVRPMVQQPLSDCKANFSSNNSNPGPKCLVKASCSLQKIVYDGPEVCRPADKIRLVQDMVHGVTTEECQAALQSHGWNVQRAIQYLKVEQLFCLGLKSRGECQRVLERFDWNLAQASSHLLDPYSATRQKW from the exons ATGCAGGCGGAGGAGGGCACGGactggctgctggagctgctcactgagctgcagctgcagcagtacTTCCTGCGCATCCGGGACGAGCTAAACGTCACACGCCTCTCCCACTTTGAGTACGTCAAAAATGAGGATCTGGAGAAGATTGGCATGGGACGCCCTG gcCAGCGGCGGCTGTGGGAGGCAGTGAAGCGGAGGAAAGCCATGTGCAAGCGGAAATCCTGGATGAGCAAG GTGTTCAGTGGGAAGCGCCCAGAGTCGGAGctgccgccccagccccagagtaCCTTCCGCAAGCCTCCCACACCACCGCCCCCTGAAGCTGGGGGCCAACACTCCCTCACGTGCCTCGTGCGGGAGCGAGACCTCTCAATCTTTGAGAAGCTGGGTGACGGCTCCTTTGGTGTCGTGCGTCGCGGCGAGTGGTGCACACCTGCTGGCAAGACG CTGAATGTGGCAGTGAAGTGCCTCAAGACGGATGTGCTGAGCCAGCCAGAGGCACTGGACGACTTCATCCGGGAGGTGAATGCCATGCACTCCCTGGACCACAGGAACCTCATCCGCCTGTATGGCGTGGTGCTCTCCCACCCCATGAAGATG gtgacagagctggCCCCACTGGGTTCCCTCCTGGACCGCCTGCGGAAGAACCAGGGCCATTTCCTCATCTCCACCCTGTGCCAGTATGCCATCCAAGTGGCCAAGGGCATGGCCTACCTGGAATCCAAGCGCTTCATCCACCGCGACCTGGCTGCCCGCAACATCCTGCTGGCCTCCAATGAGCTCGTCAAGATTGGGGACTTCGGACTGATGCGGGCACTACCCAAAAATGATGATCACTACGTGATGCAGGAGCATCGCAAGGTCCCCTTTGCCTG GTGTGCTCCTGAGAGCCTGAAGACACGCACCTTCTCCCACGCCAGTGACACCTGGATGTTCGGAGTGACCCTCTGGGAGATGTTCACCTATGGTCAGGAGCCTTGGATTGGCCTCAATGGCAGCCAG ATCCTGCACAAGATAGACAAGGAGGGTGAGCGGCTGCCACGGCCTGAGGACTGTCCCCAGGACATCTACAACGtcatgctgcagtgctgggcacacaAGCCCGAGGACCGACCCACCTTTGTGGCCTTGCGAGACTTCTTGGTGGAG GCTCAGCCCACCGACATGAGAGCGCTGCAGGACTTTGAGGAACCGGACAAGCTGCACATCCAGATGAACGACATCATCACGGTCATTGAGGGCAG GGCCGAGAATTACTGGTGGCGGGGTCAGAATAAACGGACCCTAAAAGTGGGCCAATTTCCCCGAAACACGGTGACCTCGGTGGCAGGTCTGTCAGCCCACGACATCAGCCAGCCACTTAAAAACAGCTTCATCCACACAGGCCATGGAGACACCAACCCGCAGCACTGCTGGGGGTTTCCTGATAAAATTGATGA GCTGTACCTGGGAAATCCCATGGACCCTCCTGATATTTTAGGTGTGGACCCGAGTGCTGCCAGACCTACACAGCTTCCAGGGAGGGCTAAAA GGCAGCCTCCTCCACGCCCACCTCAGCCTACCGTCTTGCTCACCA AGCCTTGCTACGACCCAGTtagtgaggaggaggaaggtctGCCAGGGGGCCTCCGGAAACTCTGCCTGAAGAAGCCAGGCACAGGGAAGGGTCTGCGGCCAGTCAAGCCATCAGCAAGAGTACCGGGCACCAAGGTGGGCGAGCGGCAACCTGGACGCCTGGCAAGCGAGGGGCTAGCAAGCAGCGAGGTGACCCTCATTGACTTTGGGGAGGAAGTTCCCCAGGGTAGCCCCTCTCCAGTGGGGGACCTGACAGCCCCGTCATTAGCCAAGCTGGCCATGGAGGCCTACTCTTTGCTGGACAAGACCCCACCACAGAGCCCCACACGGGCTCTACCTCGGCCTCTCCACCCCACACCAGTAGTGGACTGGGATGCCCGGCCCTTGCCCCCACCACCTGCCTATGATGACGTGGCACAGGATGAGGATGATATTGAGGTCTGCTCTATCACCAGCCCCCCAAGCCGGCGGGGAAAGACCAACTATGGCTTTGTGGATGAGGGTGAGCGGGGACCAGTACTGGAGGACAACCTTTTCCTGCCCCCCAAGGAGACCAAACAGCCCAGCATGACGCAGACCACCGAGCTCtttgaggagctgcagcaggagtgCATGAGAAGGCTCAACGTCCCTCTGGGACCGGCTTCACCAGTTGACGACAAGCCCCAGATCCCTCCCCGTGTCCCAATCCCGCCCCGGCCCCTTCGCCGCAATGAGCCTGGGCGCTGGTCAGGGGACCTTTCCCCAGCTTCGGGGGGCGAGGAAGACCGGCCGCCCCAGATCCCCCCACGGGACCCACTGTCCCAGCCCACTTCCCGgacacccagccccatggctctgcaggtgggctctccaCAGCAACGTGctgccctctgctcctgcctctccaCCTCACCAGGGAAGCCCATGCCCACCACACAGAGCTTCGCCCTCGACCCTAAGTACGCCACCCCCAAGGTCATCCAGGCGCAGGGCAAGGACTGCTCCAAGGGACCTTGCATCCTGCCCATCGTGAAGGATGGGCAGAAGGTCAGCAGCACCCACTACTACCTGCTGCCTGAGCGCCCTGCCTACCTGGACAAATATGAGAAGTTTTTCAAGGAGGCTAAAAGCCCTGAGGAGGTGGCAGCATCCCGCCAGGTCACCACAGCCACCGTCCGTCCCATGGTGCAGCAGCCATTGTCAGACTGCAAGGCCAACTTTTCCTCCAACAACAGCAACCCTGGGCCCAAGTGCCTGGTGAAAgcctcctgcagcctccagaAGATCGTTTATGATGGGCCAGAAGTTTGCCGACCTGCTGACAAGATCCGGCTG GTACAGGACATGGTGCATGGCGTGACCACTGAGGAgtgccaggcagccctgcagagccatGGCTGGAACGTCCAACGGGCTATCCAGTACCTG